The following coding sequences are from one Campylobacter sp. RM16187 window:
- a CDS encoding SLAC1 anion channel family protein has translation MDQAAITKNQISKISNFPIMLYAIIMGLGGLTLAYEKLNLVVQISDFLFEILRLTTSLIFVIITIIYSIKIIKYKEEVKAEINHPIKINFFAAFAISLFLLAALWRDIGTLHYILFYIALIFQTFFTFYVIAFWINKNMLINHSNPAWFIPIVGNLIVVIASESKSEFLWYYFSIGVFFWIVLFTIIFYRIIFHDQLAQKFMPTLFIFIAPPAVAFLGYMKLTGSFDTFAHILLNLTLFFVGLIFFMYKNFMKLKFFLSWWAFTFPTAAASIAFIRAYELNKGDIFLCFGILAFIFLLFFIGVVSYFTVKAIKNNEICVAE, from the coding sequence ATGGATCAAGCAGCTATAACAAAAAATCAAATTTCTAAAATATCTAATTTTCCAATTATGCTATATGCCATTATTATGGGACTTGGAGGACTTACGTTAGCATACGAAAAACTAAATTTAGTAGTTCAGATATCTGATTTTTTATTTGAAATTTTACGCTTAACCACAAGTCTTATCTTTGTCATTATCACAATAATTTATAGTATTAAAATAATAAAATATAAAGAAGAGGTAAAGGCTGAAATAAATCATCCTATTAAGATAAATTTCTTTGCCGCATTTGCAATATCATTATTTTTATTAGCCGCTTTATGGCGTGATATTGGCACTTTACACTATATTTTATTCTACATAGCGCTTATATTTCAAACATTTTTTACATTTTATGTGATAGCCTTTTGGATAAACAAAAATATGCTCATCAACCACTCAAACCCGGCTTGGTTTATACCTATAGTAGGAAATTTAATAGTTGTGATAGCAAGCGAGAGTAAAAGCGAATTTTTATGGTATTACTTCTCCATAGGAGTATTTTTCTGGATAGTCTTATTTACTATTATATTTTACAGAATTATCTTTCATGATCAGTTAGCTCAGAAATTTATGCCTACTTTATTTATATTTATCGCCCCTCCAGCTGTGGCATTTTTAGGCTATATGAAGCTAACCGGGAGCTTTGATACGTTTGCGCATATACTTTTAAATTTGACACTATTCTTTGTGGGACTTATATTTTTTATGTATAAAAATTTTATGAAGCTTAAATTTTTCCTATCATGGTGGGCATTTACCTTTCCTACAGCGGCTGCCAGTATAGCGTTTATAAGGGCTTATGAACTTAACAAGGGCGATATTTTCTTATGCTTTGGGATTTTAGCCTTTATATTCTTGTT
- a CDS encoding Crp/Fnr family transcriptional regulator, producing MLNEEDSKFLDDNFLSQFEFCEDDKKIIFQRSIVKTFRKDEIIYTKDGCKGFIMLKNGNLRAYIASSNFKEITVFSLNENECCILCSSCVKDSFEIEINLQAYEDTDIILIPVDTYKILRDKYPDVMNYTLSLVSTRFASVINVMEQALFSPLVERIRNFLSQNAKNSNIKITHEQLANHIGSAREAVSRVLKEMEREGEIVQKRGVIAFKNT from the coding sequence ATGCTAAATGAAGAAGATAGTAAATTTTTAGATGATAATTTTCTTTCTCAGTTTGAATTTTGTGAAGATGACAAAAAGATTATATTTCAAAGAAGTATAGTAAAAACCTTTAGAAAAGATGAAATTATATATACTAAAGATGGATGCAAAGGCTTTATAATGCTAAAAAACGGAAATCTAAGGGCATATATAGCATCAAGTAATTTTAAAGAGATAACCGTTTTTAGCCTAAATGAAAATGAATGTTGTATATTGTGCTCATCTTGTGTTAAAGATTCTTTTGAAATAGAGATAAATTTACAGGCCTATGAGGATACTGATATCATCTTAATTCCTGTAGATACTTATAAAATTTTAAGAGATAAATATCCAGATGTAATGAACTATACCTTAAGTCTTGTGTCAACTAGATTCGCAAGTGTTATAAATGTGATGGAGCAGGCTTTGTTTTCTCCTCTGGTTGAGCGTATTAGAAATTTTTTAAGTCAAAATGCCAAGAATTCAAATATAAAAATTACTCACGAACAACTTGCAAATCATATAGGAAGTGCTAGAGAAGCCGTATCAAGAGTACTAAAAGAGATGGAAAGAGAAGGCGAGATAGTTCAAAAAAGAGGCGTAATTGCTTTTAAAAATACTTAA